The Aeromonas veronii genome includes the window CGGTGTTGCTGGAGGTGATCATGTTCTCGGCGTAGGAGAGGGTGAACGGCTCGGGCGGGTTGATGTTGGCAGCGGCGCGGATCACGGCGGTGGAGCGCTCGGCACCGGTTTCACCCGGACGCGGCTGGGCCACCGGTTTGAAGAAGCTGACATTGACACCGTGACGTTCCATGGCGCGAACGACGCCAAGGCTCACGGAAGTTACGCCGACACCAGTGCCGACCGGGATGAGCATAATAGTGCGTGCCACTTATTACCCCTTGTTCATTTTTGGGATCAGGAAAAGGCCGCCCTGGGGCGGCCTTGCTCTACAGCTAAATTATGCGCCGACCAGTTCCAGCGCATCGTGGGCGATGACCCACTCTTCGTTGGTCGGGATGACCAGGGCCTTGGTGGAACCAGCCTTGGTGATCTCGCCACCCTTGCCGAAACGAGCCTTCAGGTTGGCGTCGTGATCGACGTCGAAGCCCAGCAGGCCCAGCTTGTTCAGGGTGATCTCACGGATCGGGGCGGAGTTCTCGCCGATGCCGCCGGTGAAGACGACGGCGTCCAGACGACCGTCCATGGCAGCGGCGTAAGCGCCGATGTACTTGGCCAGGCGGTAGCAGTAAACGTCCATGGCGCGCTTGGCTTCTTCCTTGCTGTCGTAGTTGTCTTCAACGAAGCGGCAGTCGGAAGTGACTTCGGTCAGACCCTGCAGGCCGGATTCCTTGGTCAGCATGGTGTTGATCTCGGCCACGCTCATGCCCAGCTTGTCGTGCAAGAAGAAGATGATGGCCGGATCCAGATCACCGGAACGGGTACCCATCACCAGGCCTTCCAGCGGGGTCAGACCCATGGAGGTGTCGACGGACTGGCCGTTCTTGATGGCGCAGACGGAACCGCCGTTGCCCAGGTGGCAGTTGATGATGTTCAGCTCGGAGACCGGCTTGTTCAGCTGCTTGGCGGCTTCCAGGCTGATGTAGTAGTGGCTGGTGCCGTGGGCGCCGTAGCGACGGATGCCGTTCTCTTTGTAGAGCTTGTACGGCAGGGCATACAGGAAGGCTTCTTCCGGCATGGTC containing:
- a CDS encoding acetate kinase gives rise to the protein MSKLVLVLNCGSSSLKFAVIDATTGDDLLSGLAECFNLDDARIKWKLNGEKGNADLGAGAAHQEALDYIVHKILPLNPELSKNLIAIGHRVVHGGEQFTSSVRITDDVIAGIEAAIPYAPLHNPAHLIGIRAALKVFPELAEKNVAVFDTAFHQTMPEEAFLYALPYKLYKENGIRRYGAHGTSHYYISLEAAKQLNKPVSELNIINCHLGNGGSVCAIKNGQSVDTSMGLTPLEGLVMGTRSGDLDPAIIFFLHDKLGMSVAEINTMLTKESGLQGLTEVTSDCRFVEDNYDSKEEAKRAMDVYCYRLAKYIGAYAAAMDGRLDAVVFTGGIGENSAPIREITLNKLGLLGFDVDHDANLKARFGKGGEITKAGSTKALVIPTNEEWVIAHDALELVGA